In Acidaminococcales bacterium, a genomic segment contains:
- the fni gene encoding type 2 isopentenyl-diphosphate Delta-isomerase, which produces MLRQSRKLEHIEYFLRTAGERADNGFADINVLHDCLSGHALSDVCLKTNLLDIRLEHPIIIDALTGGDERVIEINRALSLAAKASGCALAVGSQYAAIKNPAARASYEIVRKENPDGVIFANIGAYASPAEAKEAVDMLSAQALEIHLNVAQELFMAEGDRAFCGYLSNIEKIAALLPVPVIVKETGCGMSMEAAARLLGAGVKILNVAGAGGSNFIAIETARADKTLDGALRGWGINTAVSTLEVAHITDGRADIIVSGGIRTALDIIKALACGGRAVGIAGMFLKILAEQGVDGLCAKIENLLDECRKLLLLTGCASVDALRKKPLVVTGFARQWIDARGIDPLKGR; this is translated from the coding sequence ATGTTAAGACAGTCCCGCAAACTGGAACACATAGAATATTTTTTGCGGACGGCCGGCGAGCGGGCGGATAACGGGTTCGCCGACATAAATGTCCTGCATGACTGTTTGTCGGGGCATGCGCTCTCGGATGTTTGCCTGAAAACAAATTTGCTGGACATCCGGCTTGAACATCCGATCATCATCGATGCCCTGACCGGCGGCGACGAACGGGTGATAGAGATCAACCGCGCCCTTTCCCTGGCGGCTAAGGCATCCGGCTGCGCTCTGGCGGTCGGCTCGCAGTACGCGGCCATCAAAAACCCGGCGGCGCGCGCGAGCTACGAGATAGTGCGCAAAGAAAACCCGGACGGCGTCATCTTTGCCAACATCGGCGCTTACGCTTCCCCCGCCGAAGCAAAGGAAGCGGTTGACATGCTGTCGGCCCAGGCGCTGGAAATACATCTTAACGTAGCGCAGGAACTTTTCATGGCGGAAGGCGACCGCGCTTTCTGCGGCTACTTAAGCAACATAGAAAAAATAGCCGCCCTTTTGCCGGTTCCCGTCATCGTCAAGGAAACTGGCTGCGGAATGTCCATGGAAGCGGCTGCCCGGCTGCTCGGCGCCGGCGTCAAAATCCTCAATGTCGCCGGGGCGGGCGGCAGCAACTTTATCGCGATCGAAACGGCGCGCGCCGATAAAACATTGGACGGCGCCTTGCGCGGGTGGGGGATCAATACCGCCGTGAGTACGCTTGAAGTGGCGCACATAACCGATGGGCGCGCCGATATAATCGTTTCCGGGGGAATAAGGACGGCTTTGGACATTATAAAAGCGCTGGCCTGCGGCGGCCGCGCCGTGGGCATTGCCGGAATGTTCCTGAAAATACTGGCCGAGCAGGGCGTAGATGGACTGTGCGCCAAAATAGAAAATCTCCTGGACGAATGTAGAAAGTTGCTTTTGCTTACAGGCTGCGCCTCTGTTGACGCGCTGCGGAAAAAACCGCTGGTTGTTACGGGCTTTGCCCGGCAATGGATTGACGCCAGGGGCATTGACCCGCTCAAAGGGCGCTGA
- a CDS encoding S1 RNA-binding domain-containing protein: protein AVKGGVTCEVFGLRGFIPASHLGLERVDDLSVFVGQRIPAQVIELNLDGPRKKIILSRRELLKQDRTAKEAEFYARIKAGEKYTGIVSRLTDFGAFIDLGGVDGLLHVSEMSWQKVKHPADVLSVNEEIEVMVKKVDAENKKISLSRRELLEDPWLSNVSGFKEGQIVSGRVTQMTKFGAFVLLGEAVEGLVHVSEIAEEHIESPESVLKAGEEVKAKILKIDKKNKKVSLSIAKAKKEEGRLEMKEFIGDNSEFKTSIGSKFNLNKIFD from the coding sequence GCGGTAAAAGGCGGCGTTACCTGCGAAGTGTTCGGGTTGCGCGGATTCATTCCGGCCTCGCATCTCGGGCTGGAACGGGTAGACGATCTTTCTGTTTTCGTGGGGCAAAGAATCCCGGCGCAAGTAATAGAACTTAATCTGGACGGTCCGCGCAAAAAAATAATTTTGTCGCGGCGCGAATTGCTAAAGCAAGACAGGACGGCGAAAGAGGCGGAGTTTTACGCCCGGATCAAAGCCGGCGAAAAATACACCGGCATCGTGTCGCGGCTTACCGATTTTGGCGCTTTTATCGATTTGGGGGGAGTGGACGGGCTTTTGCACGTTTCCGAAATGTCCTGGCAAAAAGTCAAACATCCGGCGGACGTTCTCTCCGTAAACGAAGAAATTGAGGTCATGGTAAAAAAAGTCGATGCCGAAAACAAGAAAATATCTTTAAGCCGGCGCGAATTGCTGGAAGACCCCTGGCTTTCAAATGTGAGCGGCTTTAAAGAAGGGCAGATTGTCAGCGGCAGAGTTACCCAGATGACCAAATTCGGCGCGTTTGTGCTTTTGGGCGAAGCGGTGGAAGGGCTTGTCCATGTTTCGGAAATTGCCGAAGAACATATCGAAAGCCCCGAATCCGTCCTGAAGGCCGGCGAGGAAGTAAAAGCTAAAATACTCAAAATCGACAAAAAAAACAAAAAGGTTTCCCTGAGCATAGCGAAAGCGAAAAAAGAAGAAGGCCGGCTGGAAATGAAAGAATTTATCGGCGACAATTCCGAATTCAAAACGTCCATCGGCAGCAAGTTCAACCTCAACAAGATTTTTGACTGA